The genome window ACAATAGGCAAGCTAACAAAAGGACCGCCAGGTGTAATGGCCCCAGTAATCGTACCTAAAAATATTCCTTTAGCTCCAGATTCTGGTCCTATCCACTTTAAAAGCGCATCAGGAGAAACTAAAACCTGCATCATTCCAGCAATAATAAATGAAAAAAATAACAATGGCAGAATTTGAATTGTCATAGTAAAACCGTTTTTCAGACCTTGCATATGGACACCATTATTGTGCCCATAAATCAATAACCCAATAGCAATAAACCCTAATATTAATGTTGGAATAATCATAGTGTTTTTATTTTTTTGCATAGTAA of Candidatus Cloacimonadota bacterium contains these proteins:
- a CDS encoding permease, whose product is MQKNKNTMIIPTLILGFIAIGLLIYGHNNGVHMQGLKNGFTMTIQILPLLFFSFIIAGMMQVLVSPDALLKWIGPESGAKGIFLGTITGAITPGGPFVSLPIVAGFIHSGAGIGTTVAFITSWSLWAIMRLPLEIGILGWEFTIVRLVSSAILPIIAGFIARFFFSWVTII